The DNA region CCTGTATTGTCTTATAGGCCCTGGCCCAAGGATAGACCGTATATTTCTTCTCCTGAATATCAAAGCGCTTAAGGATCTCATCCATGATTTCAACGCTAATACCTTTTACCTCTTTAGCTGATTTGAAATTTAAAGGCGCATAACTCTCTGTCACAATATGATAGTCTCGAATGTCATTAGAGGCATCGGCCATGGAAGCCGTTGAAAAACAGACAAATAGAAATGAATGAAAAAGAATTTTTAAATATTGTTCCATTACATTCATTATCGACTTAATTTCTAGAGCGATTAATTAGAAAAAGAGAAAAATGTTTTATAACAGGAACTTATGGGGGAAATATAAAGGGCCCTCTCACAGAGGACCCTTCTTAATAAATCACATATTCAAGGCATTACGATTTTTTTGACCACATAAAGTGGAGTTCTTCAAGCTGATCAGCAGAAGGCACAGATGGTGCAGATGACATGAGATCACTTGCCGAAGTTGTTTTTGGAAAAGCAATAACATCACGGATATTTTCAGTTCCGGCCAAAAGCATAATCATTCTATCAAAACCAAAAGCAATTCCACCATGTGGAGGAACACCGTAGTTAAGAGCTTCAACAAAGAATCCAAATTGCTTATTCACTTCTTCTTCACTCATTCCTAAAACTTCGAACATTTTCTTTTGAACGGCTTGATTGAAAATACGAATTGATCCACCACCAATCTCATACCCGTTACAAACGATATCGTAAGCGTTAGCATAAATCTTTTTAAGTCCACCTTCAGGGTCTTTTGGATCAGCTTTCATAAAGGCATCAACATCTTCGTCACGAACCATAGTGAATGGGTGGTGTTTCGCATAGAAACGTCCATCATCATATTCGAGAAGAGGGAAATCATTAACCCATAAGAATTTATATCCTTCTTCGATAAGATCTAGTTTCGAACCAAGATGTCTTCTAAGAGCATCGGCACAAGCATGGGCAACCTCTTCGTTTGCATCAGCAAAGAAAAGCCAAGTTCCATCCCCTGTTTCACTCGATAAAGCGTTGAGTTTTTCATGAATTTCATCAGTAACAAATTTAGAAATACCTGCTGAACGAGCACCTTCTTCAACTTTAAAGAAAGCAACACCTCTTCCACCATGTGGCTTAACCACTTCAACAAAAGAGTCAGTGTCTTTACGAGAAAATGTCCCAGCACTTTTTGGAACGAAGAAAGTTTTAATAAGACCGTTTTCTTTTAGAACGCTTGCAAAAACACCAAAGTCAGTTCCTTCAAAAATGTCGTTAACAACATATTGCTTAAGCCCAAAACGAACATCTGGTTTATCACAACCATAATCTCTCATAGCATCGTCATAACTCATAACAGGTACTGTGAAATCGTCGTCTAATTGATAAACATCTTTAAGCAGACCTTCAACTAGAGACTTCATAAATGGTTGTGTTGCAAAAGAAACTTCAATATCAATTTGTGTAAATTCTGGCTGACGGTCAGCTCTTAAATCTTCATCACGAAAACACTTACAGATTTGGAAGTAACGGTCAGTTCCCCCAATCATAAGAAGTTGCTTAAGAGTCTGAGGTGATTGCGGAAGAGCATAAACATGGTGAGGGTGAACTCGAGATGGAACAACATAGTCTCTTGCACCTTCTGGAGTTGATTTATAAAGGATCGGTGTTTCAACTTCAATGAAATCTTCATTTGATAAAAAGTTACGAACCTTTTGTGCCGTTTTAGATCTAAGTCTTAGCATATTCTGAAGTTTTTCAGTTCTAAGATCTAAGTAGCGATACTTTAATTTATTATCATCTGTCGCTTCAATAGCACCAAATGGAAGAAAAGGAATATTATTAATGTCATTCTCTGAAAGGATTTGAAGTTCTTCAACTTGAACTTCAACCATTCCCGTTGTCATCTTATCGTTTTTCGCTTCATCTGGTCTTGGAGCAACTTTACCTTTTGCTAAAATAACAGATTCGAGATGACATTTTTTGAGAAGGGCCATGTCACCTTTAAATTCAGCAAATCCTAATTGTGTTAGACCATACTTATCACGGAGATCAATGAAATGAAGACTTCCAAGATTTCTATATTTATTAACCCATCCACAAAGAGTTACTTCTTGACCAATATTGGCCTCAGTTAACTCACCGCAATGATGCGTACGCATTAATCCAGTTAGTTTTGTCATTTGATATATCTCCCCTTCTCTATTAGAGTTTTATGTATGAGTACTTTTATAACGCAAAAGCCATCAAATCTCATTAGAAAACTTCTGACTTTCACAGTTGTTTTATCGTTTTTTTGTCTAGGCACAGTGGCCAAAGAGCTCAATAAAAATAATGGCACTCACATCTTAAATCTTTCAAAAAATGAATCGTTAAAAATCAATGTGGCGCTTTCCATGAAAGAGCAGGCCCAAGGACTCTCCGGTGTAAAGTCCAAAGACTTTGCCTTTGATCAAGCGATGCTCTTTGTTTACAAACAAGAGGGGTATCGACAATTTTGGATGCCCGATACTCACTTTGATCTCGACATATTCTTTCTAGGTAAAAATTTTGAAGTTCTCGCAGTAGAGAGATCAATCAAGGCCCACCCAGGAATGAAAGAACCTCCGGTCATAGCCAGAACTCAATTGCATAAATGCTGGTATGTTCTTGAAACTCGCAGCGACTCGCCACTTTCTAAAAGAATAAAAAAAGGGATGAAACTTTCACCCCCTCAATCTCTTTTAAAATTAATTAAATGATTTCTTCCCTTTAATCCTCGAGTGATCTTTAGGAAAGAGAACGAGAAATTCATCTCTAGCAATGAAGCCAAGGTTATCTCGGACAATTTTCTTTTGATATTTCTTATTCGACTTAATTTTCTCAATTTCATTTTGTAGCTGAACATTTTCTTTTTCAACTCTCGTTAGCTCATTCACTCTGTCTTGAAGAAGGGATTTACTTGCATAGAAATCAACTATTCCCCCATCAGAAAAGATCAGACGGCCTAAGAGAAAGATACAAAAAACCCAACCACTCTTAACGACAATACCATTAAATCTTTCTTGCAAAGACTTCTTAGCACCTTTTTTCGTTTTCACTGTTCTCTTAGCACGAGAGCTGGCCGGAGATTTTTTAGCAGGTAACTGCTCAGCATAGGATACTGTTGCAGGGGCCTTGGCCTGTTTTCTTAGCGTACCGACAAGTTCACTATCATCAGGACGGGCAACTGTTTTGCGTGTTGGTCTCACCTCTTCTTCGATCATTTCAGCATCAACGGCTTTGGCCTTAGAAGCAGGAGAACGAAGAGAATTGAGCGCTTCTTGTTTCTTGGCCTTAAGTCTTTCAGATAGAGAAGGGCCACCTATAGGAGAATCAACTTTTTGAGCACTCTGCCTTTTCTCGCCAGCAGACGGAGGGGGTGGCGGCATTTGCGACTGCTCTCTCTTTTGCTCAGCAAGTTTTTTTTCTTTGTGCGCTCGAAGTCTTTCTTGCAGACTGTTCATATCAGAGCTAGATGAACTAGCCTGAGCACCCATAGCAGGTCTAGGCGCTGATTCACCAGAACCAACTTGCTTTTTAAGTTTCTTTTGACGATTTCTCTCAATGGCCTTTCTAAGTCTCTCATTTGCGAGATCTTGACCACCAGATTGATTGGAAGAGCTGCGCGCAGGCTCTCCTTGAGGTCTGTTAAATGAAAATTCCAACGTTAACTTCCTGTTCGTTTGGTTTGTAACATCCTGTTACAATATTTATTTTAACAAAATTCTGATTGTTCTCAAGTGCTTAGACGTAAAAAAAAACAACGCTACGCATTCATAGCGTCATGTATATCCAACCACCACGAACGAATATCTGAGATTTCACTCAAGTAATAGAAAAGACCAAGTGAATCGTTCTCTAAATGAAAGTCCTCTTCATCAAAAGAACATATCCCCTCTTCGAAAACTTGAATAAGATGATTCATTGATTCATCATTTTGCTTCGACGTATAAAAATGCAGGGCCGTATCATCACACGAAAATTCACTGACTGGGAAATGTTCTTTAAAAAGTGCTGAAAGCCATGAAAACTTTCTAACAGCATATTGGACATCCCCTAGCGGCCCTAAACGAATCGCTTCATCGACGCGATTCACTTTGTAAGATTTAAAGTAAATAGAAAAGCCGTGATCTGATTTTTCAAGCCACCAACTAAAGCCAGGATCACCAATATTACAAATCATATCCTCTTCTTTAGTGAAGCGACGATTAGCGATTTGAGTTAAAGTTAGCTGCGCTCTTTCATAGCAGTCGGTAATAAAAAACTCAGGCGCTTGATCCTGATTTAGTTTTAATTGTGCCCTCACCTCATCAGTTAATTCAAATTGATGAATATCCTTGACGGCAATGGCCTTAACACAAAATGTAAGAGAGCTTTCTAAAACATGATAAGCAATGGCCGACTGTTGTTCCACAACACATTCTTGTTCAGTCTCAATTTCAAGAGCTGGTCCAACGATCTCCTCTTCATTAAAAGTAAGATCATTTTCA from Halobacteriovorax sp. GB3 includes:
- a CDS encoding DUF192 domain-containing protein codes for the protein MSTFITQKPSNLIRKLLTFTVVLSFFCLGTVAKELNKNNGTHILNLSKNESLKINVALSMKEQAQGLSGVKSKDFAFDQAMLFVYKQEGYRQFWMPDTHFDLDIFFLGKNFEVLAVERSIKAHPGMKEPPVIARTQLHKCWYVLETRSDSPLSKRIKKGMKLSPPQSLLKLIK
- a CDS encoding FtsB family cell division protein, with the protein product MEFSFNRPQGEPARSSSNQSGGQDLANERLRKAIERNRQKKLKKQVGSGESAPRPAMGAQASSSSSDMNSLQERLRAHKEKKLAEQKREQSQMPPPPPSAGEKRQSAQKVDSPIGGPSLSERLKAKKQEALNSLRSPASKAKAVDAEMIEEEVRPTRKTVARPDDSELVGTLRKQAKAPATVSYAEQLPAKKSPASSRAKRTVKTKKGAKKSLQERFNGIVVKSGWVFCIFLLGRLIFSDGGIVDFYASKSLLQDRVNELTRVEKENVQLQNEIEKIKSNKKYQKKIVRDNLGFIARDEFLVLFPKDHSRIKGKKSFN
- the aspS gene encoding aspartate--tRNA ligase, whose translation is MTKLTGLMRTHHCGELTEANIGQEVTLCGWVNKYRNLGSLHFIDLRDKYGLTQLGFAEFKGDMALLKKCHLESVILAKGKVAPRPDEAKNDKMTTGMVEVQVEELQILSENDINNIPFLPFGAIEATDDNKLKYRYLDLRTEKLQNMLRLRSKTAQKVRNFLSNEDFIEVETPILYKSTPEGARDYVVPSRVHPHHVYALPQSPQTLKQLLMIGGTDRYFQICKCFRDEDLRADRQPEFTQIDIEVSFATQPFMKSLVEGLLKDVYQLDDDFTVPVMSYDDAMRDYGCDKPDVRFGLKQYVVNDIFEGTDFGVFASVLKENGLIKTFFVPKSAGTFSRKDTDSFVEVVKPHGGRGVAFFKVEEGARSAGISKFVTDEIHEKLNALSSETGDGTWLFFADANEEVAHACADALRRHLGSKLDLIEEGYKFLWVNDFPLLEYDDGRFYAKHHPFTMVRDEDVDAFMKADPKDPEGGLKKIYANAYDIVCNGYEIGGGSIRIFNQAVQKKMFEVLGMSEEEVNKQFGFFVEALNYGVPPHGGIAFGFDRMIMLLAGTENIRDVIAFPKTTSASDLMSSAPSVPSADQLEELHFMWSKKS